Proteins encoded together in one Anaerotignum faecicola window:
- the rpe gene encoding ribulose-phosphate 3-epimerase — protein sequence MFILAPSLLSADFSDLTEEIRKIEEAGAEYLHLDIMDGHFVPNITFGAPVVKCIRPVTDMVFDVHLMIENPEKYIEDFAKAGADILNVHAETVGNLKEIIDKIHALGCKAGVTIKPDTPLSAIENVLDCVEMVLVMTVYPGFSGQKLIPQALAKIPVLNNIKKENGYNFDIQIDGGVGLNNLREVLDTGANIVVAGSAVFSSPDPAKASRQFLEIFKEYENV from the coding sequence ATGTTTATATTAGCGCCTTCACTTTTATCGGCGGATTTTTCTGATTTAACTGAAGAAATCAGAAAAATTGAAGAAGCCGGTGCGGAGTATCTTCATCTTGATATAATGGACGGGCATTTTGTGCCGAATATTACATTCGGCGCCCCCGTCGTTAAATGTATACGTCCAGTTACAGATATGGTTTTTGACGTGCATTTAATGATTGAAAATCCCGAAAAATATATTGAGGATTTTGCCAAAGCCGGAGCGGACATACTTAACGTACATGCCGAAACTGTCGGTAATCTTAAAGAAATTATTGACAAGATACATGCGCTTGGATGCAAAGCCGGCGTTACAATTAAGCCCGATACTCCGCTGAGCGCCATTGAAAATGTGCTCGACTGTGTTGAAATGGTTTTGGTTATGACTGTTTATCCGGGGTTCAGCGGGCAAAAGCTTATACCACAAGCGCTTGCCAAGATTCCTGTTTTAAACAATATTAAAAAAGAGAATGGGTATAATTTCGATATACAAATCGACGGAGGCGTCGGTTTAAACAATCTCAGGGAAGTTTTAGACACAGGGGCTAATATAGTGGTTGCAGGAAGCGCTGTTTTCAGCAGTCCTGATCCTGCAAAGGCGTCAAGACAGTTTTTGGAAATATTTAAGGAGTATGAGAATGTATGA
- the rsgA gene encoding ribosome small subunit-dependent GTPase A: MLKGTIVKGIGGFYYVNTGCGVYECRARGKFRLEKVTPTVGDFVEISVIDENGRKGSLDVIFARRNELIRPRVSNVDQAAIVFAAKSPALNPDLLDRFIILAERQKLDVIICINKIDIDKSEKYKDIAEIYTKSGFKVIPLSAEEGTNIDLLREELNGKISVFAGPSGVGKSSLLNAVNPMLGLNTGEISAKIERGKHTTRHAELMEIFDGSFIVDSPGFTSLFLDDIEKDELQYYFREFRPYIGNCRFSGCSHIHEPECAVKAHVGGRINEMRYNRYVNIYDELSNERKK; the protein is encoded by the coding sequence ATGTTAAAAGGTACGATAGTTAAGGGCATAGGCGGTTTTTACTATGTTAATACGGGATGCGGAGTTTATGAGTGCCGCGCGCGGGGTAAGTTCCGCTTGGAAAAGGTTACGCCGACTGTAGGCGACTTTGTTGAAATTTCGGTTATAGATGAAAACGGAAGGAAAGGGAGCCTTGACGTAATATTTGCAAGGCGGAATGAACTTATAAGGCCTAGGGTTTCGAATGTAGATCAGGCGGCAATCGTTTTTGCGGCCAAAAGCCCTGCCCTTAATCCCGACCTTCTGGACAGGTTTATAATACTTGCAGAGCGGCAAAAGCTTGATGTAATTATTTGCATAAATAAGATAGATATTGATAAAAGCGAAAAATATAAGGATATTGCCGAGATATATACAAAAAGCGGATTTAAAGTAATTCCTTTGTCCGCTGAAGAAGGTACAAATATTGATCTTCTCAGAGAGGAGCTCAATGGTAAAATATCTGTTTTCGCAGGACCTTCGGGCGTTGGAAAAAGCAGCCTTTTAAATGCGGTTAACCCTATGCTTGGCCTTAACACCGGAGAAATAAGCGCTAAAATAGAGCGTGGAAAACATACGACGCGGCATGCCGAATTAATGGAAATATTCGACGGCAGTTTTATTGTAGATTCTCCGGGGTTTACGTCGCTTTTCCTTGATGATATTGAAAAAGATGAACTGCAATATTATTTCAGGGAATTCAGGCCTTATATCGGGAACTGCCGTTTCAGCGGATGCAGCCATATTCACGAACCGGAGTGCGCAGTGAAAGCCCATGTAGGCGGCCGGATAAACGAAATGCGTTATAACAGGTATGTAAATATTTATGATGAACTGAGTAATGAAAGGAAGAAATAA
- a CDS encoding protein kinase: MMLSIGTVLSGRYEILEKIGTGGMAVVYRGTDLKLDRSVTIKVLKEEYTGDEDFKSRFKIEARAAAKLSHPNIVNVYDVGEDGNIQYIVMEYVHGDTLKQVILNSAPLDNVTTLSIAVQMASALVHAHKKGVVHRDIKPHNILVSVDGNIKITDFGIARAAAISTVTTTTNALGSVYYFSPEQARGGYVDEKSDIYSLGITMFEMLTGKVPYDGDTSVAIALQHLNNELPDMKEYNPDVSDTIQGIVRKATQKKKDNRYANIGLLLQDLKKALAEESSNYRKKAVSEAKNELADEPEKIENNTEPEKLTLDEASAAAATVGITKAAENGVEAADEPEIKVELAKGKNNPDKEYNLPEKAVDFDMYNKKFNKLKISKGDDDEYEYDMPKRQTPRNEAPKKAYPPKQQKAQQRQRPKAGSDIDDDMDDEYYRARERKVTIAAIITALVIIAIISFVGAKVLNGGSVFGNGASVKTSELPNFENIPFEEAEKTASSMGITLNKTGEEYDDEIDEGSIISQSIAAGTSVSKGDVIDVVVSLGSKSFAMPDVIYDELETAVDKIKKQGGKEPEVKYEFDDSIPAGVVMEQEPEGQVQITSATAITLTVSKGPETDNATVPNFIGMQLEDAKKLAQQEGVVIGNVTEDTETDGVKGKVLSQSVDKGTEVERDTKIDLVVIGEKPEEPEEEPEETPEDTTGENNGSDNSEQGADSSQNTSQATGSKTFSIEAPSSYNDQQNISVKMLKITNGSSVEVVYNESKTINDFPFSVTLNGSGQEEVQLYIDNVYQWSQIVDFSAGGN; this comes from the coding sequence ATGATGTTATCTATAGGCACCGTGTTAAGCGGGCGCTATGAGATTTTGGAAAAAATCGGCACGGGCGGTATGGCTGTTGTTTACCGCGGGACAGATTTAAAGCTTGACAGAAGTGTTACCATAAAGGTTCTTAAAGAGGAATATACAGGCGATGAGGATTTTAAAAGCAGGTTCAAGATAGAAGCCCGTGCGGCGGCAAAGCTTTCTCATCCCAATATAGTTAATGTATACGACGTCGGAGAAGATGGAAATATACAGTACATAGTTATGGAGTATGTGCATGGGGATACGCTTAAACAGGTTATATTGAACAGCGCCCCGCTTGATAATGTTACAACGCTTTCTATAGCTGTGCAGATGGCGTCGGCTCTTGTCCATGCGCATAAAAAAGGCGTCGTCCACAGGGATATTAAGCCGCATAATATATTGGTGAGCGTTGACGGAAATATCAAGATTACGGACTTCGGAATTGCACGGGCCGCGGCTATATCAACTGTTACTACAACTACAAATGCGCTTGGCTCCGTATATTATTTTTCGCCGGAACAGGCCAGGGGCGGATATGTAGACGAAAAAAGCGATATTTATTCCCTAGGCATAACCATGTTTGAAATGCTTACAGGAAAAGTCCCTTATGACGGCGATACTTCCGTTGCCATAGCTTTGCAGCATCTTAATAATGAGCTTCCGGATATGAAAGAATATAATCCTGATGTAAGCGATACGATCCAAGGGATTGTAAGAAAAGCAACGCAAAAGAAAAAAGACAACAGATATGCAAATATAGGGCTTCTGCTTCAGGATTTAAAGAAAGCTCTTGCTGAAGAAAGTTCAAATTACAGAAAAAAAGCTGTAAGCGAAGCTAAAAACGAGCTTGCTGACGAACCGGAAAAGATAGAAAACAACACCGAACCGGAAAAGCTTACTCTTGATGAAGCGTCGGCGGCGGCAGCTACGGTAGGAATTACAAAAGCAGCCGAAAACGGCGTTGAAGCCGCAGACGAGCCGGAAATAAAGGTTGAGCTTGCAAAAGGGAAAAACAATCCAGACAAAGAATATAATTTACCCGAAAAGGCGGTAGATTTTGATATGTATAATAAAAAATTCAATAAACTTAAAATATCAAAAGGCGACGACGACGAATATGAATACGATATGCCTAAAAGGCAGACTCCTAGAAATGAAGCGCCGAAAAAGGCGTACCCTCCTAAACAGCAAAAAGCGCAGCAGCGGCAAAGGCCAAAGGCCGGCAGCGATATAGATGACGACATGGATGATGAATATTACAGGGCGAGGGAAAGGAAAGTCACAATAGCGGCAATTATTACCGCTCTGGTGATAATCGCAATAATTTCGTTTGTTGGAGCTAAGGTTTTAAACGGCGGGAGCGTATTCGGAAACGGAGCGTCAGTTAAAACTTCGGAACTTCCAAATTTTGAGAACATACCTTTTGAGGAGGCCGAAAAAACAGCCTCAAGTATGGGCATTACGCTAAACAAAACAGGTGAAGAATATGATGATGAAATTGACGAAGGCAGTATTATAAGCCAGTCTATTGCGGCTGGAACAAGCGTAAGCAAAGGCGACGTTATAGATGTTGTAGTAAGCTTAGGCTCTAAATCATTTGCCATGCCCGACGTCATTTACGACGAACTTGAAACTGCTGTCGATAAAATCAAAAAGCAGGGCGGCAAGGAGCCGGAAGTTAAATATGAGTTTGATGATTCAATACCGGCAGGCGTAGTTATGGAGCAGGAACCGGAAGGTCAGGTACAGATTACTTCTGCAACCGCTATAACTCTTACTGTAAGCAAGGGGCCTGAAACTGACAATGCTACTGTTCCTAATTTTATAGGTATGCAGCTTGAAGACGCTAAAAAGCTTGCTCAGCAAGAGGGCGTTGTTATCGGCAATGTTACTGAGGATACGGAAACTGACGGCGTGAAGGGCAAAGTATTGTCACAGTCTGTCGATAAAGGGACCGAGGTTGAAAGGGATACAAAAATTGATCTTGTAGTTATTGGCGAAAAGCCGGAAGAACCAGAAGAAGAACCGGAAGAAACGCCGGAAGACACAACAGGGGAAAATAATGGCTCTGATAATTCAGAGCAGGGCGCTGACAGCAGTCAGAACACATCGCAGGCGACAGGGTCAAAAACATTCAGTATCGAAGCGCCGTCGTCATATAACGACCAGCAGAATATATCCGTTAAGATGCTTAAAATAACAAACGGAAGTTCCGTAGAAGTAGTTTATAATGAATCCAAAACAATTAACGATTTCCCGTTCAGTGTCACATTAAATGGCAGCGGACAGGAGGAAGTGCAGCTTTATATTGATAATGTTTACCAATGGAGCCAGATAGTTGATTTCTCGGCAGGGGGGAATTAA
- a CDS encoding Stp1/IreP family PP2C-type Ser/Thr phosphatase, whose protein sequence is MEAVGESVRGLIRQNNEDSFYIAGSNDKIKNLYIVADGMGGHNAGEVASREAIGYFLEYINENYNDGQDGDLADCLVGALSYSNKKIYERSKSRENLEGMGTTFTCGVIEGSRLIVVHIGDSRAYIFGKNGFKQVTSDHSYVMEMVRHGRMTEEEAKDHPKRNIITKAIGTNGDIEADLFIEELKEGDYVLICSDGLTTMVKDETIAEILSENTNINESLKRLISEANKNGGKDNISVVLIGFEVET, encoded by the coding sequence ATGGAGGCTGTTGGAGAAAGCGTTAGAGGGCTTATACGGCAGAATAATGAAGATTCGTTTTATATTGCAGGCAGTAACGACAAAATAAAAAATTTATATATTGTTGCCGACGGAATGGGAGGACATAATGCAGGAGAAGTTGCAAGCCGGGAGGCTATCGGATATTTCCTGGAATATATAAATGAAAACTATAATGACGGGCAAGACGGCGATTTGGCCGATTGCCTTGTAGGGGCGTTATCTTACAGCAATAAGAAAATATATGAAAGATCTAAAAGCAGGGAAAATCTTGAAGGCATGGGCACTACTTTTACATGCGGCGTTATAGAGGGCAGCAGGCTTATAGTGGTGCATATCGGCGACAGCCGCGCATATATATTTGGGAAAAACGGATTTAAGCAGGTTACAAGCGACCATTCGTATGTTATGGAAATGGTAAGACACGGCAGAATGACTGAAGAAGAAGCCAAAGACCACCCAAAAAGGAATATTATTACAAAGGCGATTGGCACAAACGGCGATATAGAGGCAGATTTGTTTATCGAAGAACTTAAAGAGGGAGATTATGTGCTCATTTGCTCCGATGGACTTACAACAATGGTTAAAGACGAAACTATTGCTGAAATTTTGAGTGAAAATACAAATATCAACGAAAGCTTAAAACGCCTCATTTCAGAGGCTAATAAAAACGGCGGAAAAGACAACATTTCTGTTGTATTAATTGGATTTGAGGTGGAAACATGA